In Bacteroidota bacterium, a single window of DNA contains:
- a CDS encoding diguanylate cyclase: protein MIAGLAVYYVIDSVRGRRSGQSAGDADPVHGAKEETEDSVGEMRLNEEEANDAADDESMSSEPSPFVAAGPKAEFDEKEVRFEAPAEEPRETIVYSPADFVDEEGDAADGSRQEPKAEFGLFLQKMLAVVKEVAFGNTVSFFWVNRESRQLVLESKLTESRSFSSTRKLSIGSDVVSRIALSGTPEILNGIAANAERDIVPYYTSLEEIRSFVGVPVFYPRRDGDQTPIAVLAVDSKADDAFGPETIALLAKFTKMLSAVLKSSTEKYDLMSESGVLKAEMRFRTKAFGESEVPVIANALAEEVSALVPWDALALVLFDSAQKQWVIANVRTRHNHRYVVAKQLLDFHSSIAGKAIRSNAVQNIDDLSKTSEPRFLINEASLGMARVGSFAAVPIASTNKCYGVLTLECREKNVYGEKEISSASLLTSVAGTALELHEANEIIREFVVVDEGTGTASKKYFLQRLSEELRRADDDGSDVSFLLFAVTSPGDIASRYGKAGSDAAVARVASVLRSSIRGYDLIGRFDQLMFGVLLVKTTSKEAYLWAEKLRSAIASSVVSFEQKTFSVAVTVGVCGAAEGMDAGECVANASQVLEKAKEAGGNIVRVF from the coding sequence ATGATCGCAGGTCTCGCGGTTTATTATGTCATCGATTCCGTGCGCGGCAGGCGGTCTGGTCAGAGCGCCGGTGACGCCGATCCCGTTCACGGCGCGAAAGAAGAAACCGAAGATTCGGTCGGCGAGATGAGGCTGAACGAAGAAGAAGCAAATGATGCCGCCGACGATGAATCCATGAGTTCGGAGCCATCTCCGTTCGTCGCCGCCGGGCCGAAAGCTGAATTTGACGAAAAAGAAGTTCGTTTTGAAGCCCCCGCGGAGGAGCCTCGTGAAACGATAGTGTACTCGCCTGCTGATTTCGTAGACGAAGAAGGAGATGCGGCAGACGGGAGCAGGCAGGAGCCGAAGGCAGAATTTGGTCTCTTTTTGCAAAAGATGTTGGCCGTTGTGAAGGAGGTTGCGTTTGGCAATACCGTCTCCTTTTTTTGGGTGAACCGCGAATCGCGTCAGCTTGTGCTTGAAAGCAAGTTGACGGAAAGTCGGTCATTTTCCTCAACGAGGAAACTGTCCATCGGGAGTGATGTTGTCAGCCGGATCGCCCTTTCGGGAACTCCGGAGATTCTGAACGGCATTGCCGCCAACGCGGAACGAGACATTGTTCCGTATTACACGAGCCTCGAGGAAATACGATCGTTTGTCGGCGTACCGGTTTTTTATCCTCGAAGAGACGGAGATCAGACGCCGATCGCGGTGCTTGCCGTTGACAGCAAGGCGGACGATGCATTCGGCCCCGAAACGATTGCGCTTCTCGCGAAATTTACCAAGATGCTTTCGGCGGTGCTGAAGAGCTCTACCGAAAAGTATGATCTGATGAGCGAGAGCGGAGTATTGAAGGCAGAGATGCGCTTTCGCACAAAAGCATTCGGCGAGTCGGAGGTTCCTGTCATTGCGAACGCGCTCGCGGAGGAAGTTTCTGCGCTCGTTCCGTGGGACGCGCTGGCGCTGGTGCTGTTCGACAGCGCCCAAAAGCAGTGGGTGATCGCCAACGTGCGGACCAGACACAATCACCGTTACGTCGTGGCGAAACAGCTTCTCGATTTTCATTCGAGCATTGCCGGTAAGGCGATCAGAAGCAACGCCGTGCAGAACATCGACGATTTGTCGAAAACGTCGGAGCCGAGGTTTCTGATCAACGAGGCGTCGCTCGGGATGGCGAGGGTCGGTTCGTTCGCCGCGGTTCCCATCGCCTCGACGAACAAGTGCTACGGTGTGTTGACCTTGGAATGCCGGGAGAAGAACGTCTACGGGGAAAAGGAAATCTCTTCGGCCTCGTTGCTGACCTCTGTTGCTGGGACGGCCCTCGAATTGCATGAAGCGAACGAGATCATCAGAGAGTTTGTCGTCGTCGATGAGGGCACGGGGACCGCGTCCAAAAAATATTTTCTCCAGCGGTTGTCCGAGGAATTACGGCGGGCAGACGACGACGGTTCCGATGTTTCTTTTCTCTTGTTTGCCGTGACTTCGCCCGGCGACATTGCTTCTCGGTACGGGAAGGCGGGAAGCGACGCTGCGGTTGCCCGTGTGGCGTCCGTTCTTCGGTCGAGTATCCGTGGGTATGATCTTATCGGAAGGTTCGACCAGCTGATGTTCGGGGTGCTGCTGGTCAAGACGACGTCGAAAGAAGCGTACCTGTGGGCGGAAAAGCTCCGTTCGGCGATTGCGAGTTCGGTAGTATCGTTTGAGCAAAAAACGTTTTCAGTCGCCGTAACGGTCGGAGTCTGCGGCGCGGCAGAAGGCATGGACGCCGGCGAATGCGTTGCGAACGCATCGCAGGTTCTGGAAAAGGCCAAAGAGGCTGGCGGGAATATCGTCCGGGTGTTCTAG
- a CDS encoding sugar phosphate nucleotidyltransferase: protein MKAVIMSGGFGTRLRPLTCNIPKPMVPMMNKPMMEHIVSLLKKHGITEIMSTLFYQPESITSFFGDGSQFGISMQYRKADADYGTAGSVRNAADFLDERFIVISGDVLTDFDLTKAVAFHEKKKAKATLVLTRTKNPLQFGVVLTNAEGKITRFLEKPSWGEVFSDTINTGIYIIEADVLQRVPFQEDFDFSKNLFPMLLEEDAGLYGYISEGYWRDVGNLNEYQEAHLDALDGKVQLDFEGTKKANCYVGDLSTVLTSPENIQGTVLIGKNCRVGAHVKIIRSVIGDDCVIEDGAVIRDSIIWEKSRIGGRAELSSCVLGKQSEIGEFARIDDNVFIGDRCVIGKESRLASNIKLWPEKEVEDGAILTRSLVWEDKWLRELFSDSRITGLSNIEMNPEFGAKLGTAFGAFVGKGKAVLTSRDSDNVSRMINRSIMCGLMSAGVDTNDLRATSIPILRHELRGEKYAGGIHVRKSPFDKNLTDIIFFDHNGKDLPSNKTKAVERLFFGEDFPRANFTSVGGISFPERAQESYIEKFLSTVNTAAISQAKFRLVIDYSNGVASTIFPNILGSLQCQTLALNAYLDPKKLTREKAEFDGAVAQLSHIVTSLGYDVGFLIDAGAEKIFVVDENGNCIKNDRLLSLITSLYLSVHPETKKIAVPITASAEIDLIVKGKGVEVVKTRDSHLSLMEASTSKDVQFVGGTKGGFIFPSFLFASDGMYSVAKILEMMALAGKRFGALEKEVPALHLMKRSVYCPWDRKGKVMRHMMHETEGMQRVLVDGIKILFENDAASTSVLMRPDKAEPLFHVSAESTVEQTAVSLLNTYEEKILSWRDMSEA, encoded by the coding sequence ATGAAAGCAGTCATCATGTCCGGCGGATTTGGTACCAGGCTCCGCCCTCTTACCTGCAATATTCCGAAACCGATGGTGCCGATGATGAACAAACCGATGATGGAGCACATCGTCAGTTTGCTGAAGAAACACGGCATTACCGAAATCATGTCCACTCTTTTTTACCAACCGGAGAGCATCACCTCCTTTTTCGGCGATGGATCACAGTTCGGCATTTCGATGCAATACCGGAAGGCAGACGCCGACTACGGAACGGCAGGCAGCGTCCGCAACGCTGCGGACTTTCTTGACGAGCGGTTCATCGTCATCAGCGGCGATGTGCTGACGGACTTTGACCTCACCAAGGCCGTAGCGTTTCATGAAAAAAAGAAGGCAAAAGCAACCCTGGTCCTCACGCGCACGAAAAATCCGCTTCAATTCGGCGTCGTCCTCACGAACGCCGAGGGAAAAATCACACGCTTCCTCGAAAAGCCGTCGTGGGGAGAAGTTTTCAGCGACACGATCAACACCGGAATCTACATTATTGAAGCGGACGTGCTTCAGCGGGTTCCATTCCAGGAGGATTTTGATTTCAGCAAGAATCTCTTTCCCATGCTGCTTGAAGAGGATGCCGGTCTCTATGGCTACATCTCGGAAGGCTACTGGAGAGACGTCGGCAACTTGAACGAATACCAGGAAGCCCACCTCGACGCGCTGGACGGCAAAGTCCAGCTCGATTTTGAGGGGACGAAAAAAGCGAATTGCTACGTCGGCGACCTTTCCACGGTGCTGACGTCGCCGGAAAACATCCAGGGGACGGTCCTCATCGGAAAAAATTGCAGAGTCGGCGCCCACGTGAAGATCATCAGGTCGGTGATCGGCGATGACTGCGTTATTGAGGATGGTGCGGTCATCCGCGATTCGATCATATGGGAGAAAAGCAGGATCGGCGGGCGGGCAGAGCTGTCATCGTGCGTCCTCGGAAAGCAATCCGAGATCGGCGAGTTTGCCCGGATCGACGACAACGTTTTCATCGGCGACAGGTGCGTGATCGGAAAGGAAAGCCGCCTGGCTTCGAACATCAAGCTCTGGCCCGAAAAGGAAGTGGAAGACGGCGCGATCCTCACGAGAAGCCTCGTGTGGGAGGACAAATGGCTGCGCGAACTTTTCAGCGATTCGCGCATCACGGGACTTTCGAACATCGAAATGAACCCCGAGTTCGGCGCGAAGCTCGGAACGGCCTTCGGGGCATTTGTCGGAAAAGGAAAAGCTGTGTTGACGAGCCGCGATTCGGATAACGTTTCCCGAATGATCAACCGTTCGATCATGTGCGGACTGATGTCCGCCGGGGTCGACACCAACGACTTGCGGGCAACGTCGATCCCCATCCTCCGCCATGAGCTGCGGGGGGAAAAATACGCCGGCGGAATCCATGTGCGAAAATCCCCGTTCGACAAAAATCTGACGGACATCATCTTCTTCGACCACAACGGAAAAGACCTCCCGTCGAACAAGACGAAAGCCGTTGAGCGGCTCTTCTTCGGAGAGGATTTTCCGCGCGCAAACTTCACGAGCGTGGGGGGAATCAGCTTCCCCGAACGGGCCCAGGAAAGCTACATCGAAAAATTTCTCTCCACCGTGAACACCGCGGCGATCTCGCAGGCAAAGTTCAGGCTCGTGATCGACTATTCCAACGGCGTCGCCTCGACGATCTTCCCGAACATCCTCGGCTCGCTTCAATGCCAGACGCTTGCGTTGAACGCCTATCTCGACCCTAAAAAACTGACGCGTGAAAAGGCAGAGTTCGACGGGGCCGTTGCACAACTTTCTCACATCGTGACCTCGCTCGGTTACGATGTCGGTTTTCTCATCGATGCCGGGGCTGAAAAGATCTTTGTCGTGGACGAGAACGGAAACTGCATCAAGAACGACCGGCTTCTCTCGCTGATCACTTCGCTATACCTCAGCGTCCATCCGGAGACCAAAAAGATCGCCGTCCCGATCACGGCGTCTGCGGAGATCGACCTGATCGTCAAAGGGAAAGGGGTCGAAGTCGTCAAGACCCGTGACAGTCATCTTTCGCTCATGGAGGCATCGACGTCGAAAGACGTTCAGTTCGTCGGGGGGACCAAAGGAGGCTTCATCTTCCCGAGCTTCCTTTTCGCCAGCGACGGCATGTACAGCGTAGCAAAGATCCTCGAAATGATGGCGCTGGCCGGCAAGCGTTTCGGCGCGCTGGAAAAAGAGGTCCCTGCGCTTCATCTCATGAAACGGAGCGTGTATTGCCCGTGGGACCGGAAAGGGAAAGTCATGCGCCATATGATGCACGAGACCGAAGGAATGCAGCGCGTCCTCGTCGACGGAATAAAGATCCTCTTTGAAAACGACGCAGCATCGACCTCGGTCCTGATGCGGCCGGACAAAGCGGAACCGCTCTTCCATGTCAGCGCGGAGTCGACCGTCGAGCAGACCGCCGTCTCGCTCCTGAACACGTACGAAGAAAAGATTCTGAGCTGGCGCGACATGAGCGAGGCGTGA
- a CDS encoding PTS sugar transporter subunit IIA: MKISDILDEASIRTRLSGNSKEEIIQGMIDIVALSKKVLDKDKVREAIFEREKIMSTGVGNGFAIPHGKTDAVSDIVAAFAVTAAPIDYQSLDEQPVRLVFLLVGKDSMVGPHIKLLSRISRLMNKEEFRKKLLAAASPKDVLEVFRTEEATYFDN, encoded by the coding sequence ATGAAAATCAGCGACATCCTCGATGAAGCCTCGATCAGGACGCGGCTCTCGGGAAACTCAAAGGAAGAAATCATTCAGGGAATGATCGACATCGTCGCTCTCTCGAAGAAGGTCCTCGACAAAGATAAAGTGCGGGAGGCCATTTTCGAGCGGGAAAAGATCATGTCGACCGGCGTCGGGAACGGGTTTGCAATTCCCCACGGCAAAACGGATGCTGTCTCCGATATCGTCGCGGCGTTCGCGGTGACCGCCGCGCCGATCGATTACCAATCGCTCGACGAGCAGCCGGTTCGCCTGGTGTTTCTCCTCGTCGGAAAAGACAGCATGGTCGGGCCGCATATCAAACTGCTCAGCCGCATCTCCAGGCTGATGAACAAAGAAGAGTTTCGGAAAAAATTGTTGGCCGCTGCTTCCCCGAAGGACGTTCTGGAAGTTTTTCGAACGGAGGAAGCGACGTACTTCGATAATTGA
- the hisS gene encoding histidine--tRNA ligase, translated as MTFRSIRGTKDILPAETARWQFVESTIRTVFHRFNYKEIRTPIFEQTSLFARSIGELTDIVGKEMYTFTDRSDDSLTLRPEGTASVIRAYIQNNLGEAQPLVKVYYIGPMFRQERPQAGRLRQFHQFGAEAIGSPQPEVDAEIIAMTIQIYRELSLTEFSLKINSVGCEKCRPHYKEVLRSELRKIASQLSPDSQRRIEENPMRVLDSKDENDQKATASMPLITEHLCPECSQHFDDVKKYLKNLGIPFLVDGRLVRGLDYYTKTAFELTSTALGSQDALAGGGRYDLLTRELGGKETPGVGFAAGVERLMMVLDKKGMTREVDIKPTLFIAAADEASRDWTITAITNLRAKGIAAESDSLRRSLKAQMREADRQQAAYVIVVGQHELETGKASMKNMRTGQQQEVVLNDIAAHFPTSGT; from the coding sequence GTGACTTTTAGATCGATCCGGGGTACAAAAGACATCCTTCCGGCAGAAACGGCGCGATGGCAATTTGTCGAATCGACGATCCGGACGGTCTTCCATCGTTTCAACTACAAAGAAATCCGCACTCCCATTTTTGAGCAGACCTCGCTTTTCGCGCGAAGCATTGGCGAGCTGACCGACATCGTCGGGAAGGAAATGTACACTTTCACCGACAGAAGCGATGACAGTCTCACCCTCAGGCCGGAGGGAACCGCGTCCGTCATTCGCGCGTACATCCAGAATAATCTCGGGGAGGCTCAGCCGCTGGTGAAGGTTTATTACATCGGACCGATGTTCCGCCAGGAACGCCCGCAGGCGGGAAGGCTACGGCAATTCCATCAGTTCGGCGCAGAAGCGATCGGCTCGCCTCAGCCGGAAGTCGATGCTGAAATCATCGCGATGACCATTCAAATCTATAGGGAGCTCTCGCTCACAGAATTTTCTCTCAAGATCAATTCGGTCGGATGCGAAAAGTGCCGTCCTCACTACAAAGAAGTCCTGCGATCCGAGCTCCGAAAGATCGCTTCGCAGCTTTCTCCCGACAGTCAGCGGCGCATCGAGGAAAATCCGATGCGCGTTCTCGATTCCAAAGACGAGAACGACCAGAAGGCGACGGCATCCATGCCGTTGATCACCGAGCATCTTTGCCCGGAATGCTCGCAGCATTTTGACGACGTAAAAAAATATCTGAAAAACCTCGGCATCCCTTTTTTGGTGGATGGACGGTTGGTGCGCGGGCTGGACTATTACACAAAGACCGCTTTCGAACTGACAAGCACGGCGCTCGGATCGCAGGATGCGCTGGCCGGAGGCGGCAGATACGACCTGCTCACCCGCGAGCTCGGCGGGAAGGAAACGCCCGGCGTCGGGTTTGCGGCCGGCGTCGAACGGCTGATGATGGTCCTCGATAAAAAAGGAATGACACGCGAGGTCGATATCAAACCAACGCTTTTCATTGCTGCTGCCGATGAAGCCTCAAGGGACTGGACCATCACGGCAATTACGAACCTCCGCGCAAAAGGAATTGCCGCAGAATCGGATTCACTCAGGCGGAGCCTGAAAGCTCAAATGCGGGAGGCGGACCGGCAACAAGCAGCCTACGTCATCGTCGTCGGCCAGCACGAGCTTGAAACCGGCAAGGCAAGCATGAAAAACATGCGAACCGGTCAACAGCAGGAAGTTGTCCTCAACGATATCGCGGCTCACTTCCCCACATCCGGCACTTAA
- a CDS encoding prolipoprotein diacylglyceryl transferase family protein: MHPKLFEIFGFTVYSFGLMLGTSFIIASLLLTSELKRKKLDPELGSTITLLALFGGVAGSKILYLFENWTFFIADPIGMTFSPGGLTWYGGFLLAAFLIYLLAKRKKIKFLTIADATSPGLLWAYGIARIGCHLSGDGDYGFPTTLPWGTDYSNGTYPPSLAFKGFPEITSHFPGGIVPDNTLCQPTPIYEFIICTILFALLWRNRAKITGNGRMFMWYLIAAGAERFSVEFLRINPRIFLGLSEAQLIAAVLILFGAYGLKVIPPDEKTKT; the protein is encoded by the coding sequence ATGCATCCGAAACTTTTTGAGATCTTCGGCTTCACCGTATACAGCTTCGGCCTGATGCTGGGGACGTCGTTCATCATCGCCAGCCTCCTCCTGACAAGCGAACTGAAGAGAAAAAAATTGGACCCGGAGCTCGGAAGCACCATCACCCTGCTCGCTCTTTTCGGGGGGGTTGCAGGTTCTAAAATTTTGTACCTCTTCGAGAACTGGACGTTCTTTATCGCCGACCCCATCGGCATGACCTTCTCCCCCGGCGGGCTTACATGGTACGGCGGATTCCTGCTTGCCGCATTTCTCATCTATCTTCTTGCGAAGAGGAAGAAAATAAAATTTCTCACGATCGCGGACGCCACCTCTCCCGGACTGCTGTGGGCGTACGGCATAGCGCGCATCGGCTGCCATCTTTCGGGGGACGGAGATTACGGATTTCCCACTACGCTGCCGTGGGGAACCGATTATTCGAACGGTACCTATCCCCCCTCGCTTGCGTTCAAAGGATTTCCGGAAATCACTTCTCATTTTCCCGGCGGCATCGTCCCGGACAATACATTGTGCCAGCCGACGCCGATCTACGAATTTATCATCTGTACGATTCTGTTCGCATTGCTCTGGAGGAACCGGGCAAAGATCACCGGCAACGGCAGAATGTTCATGTGGTATCTTATCGCCGCCGGCGCAGAACGTTTCTCGGTCGAATTTCTCCGCATCAACCCGAGAATTTTTCTCGGGCTTTCGGAGGCGCAGCTGATCGCGGCTGTCCTGATACTCTTCGGAGCGTATGGGCTCAAGGTCATTCCGCCGGATGAAAAGACGAAGACATGA
- a CDS encoding glutaredoxin family protein, whose protein sequence is MKTVTLISKEHCHLCDVAKDVLLKTRKKISFDFKEIKILPGSQEFEGYHERIPVILIDEEFAFQYKVSEKQLLDRLAD, encoded by the coding sequence ATGAAAACGGTCACGCTCATCTCAAAGGAGCATTGCCATTTGTGCGACGTGGCGAAGGACGTTCTTCTGAAGACGCGAAAGAAAATTTCCTTCGACTTCAAAGAAATCAAGATCCTCCCCGGCTCCCAGGAATTCGAAGGATATCATGAACGGATTCCGGTGATACTCATCGATGAAGAATTCGCTTTCCAGTATAAAGTTTCGGAGAAGCAGCTGCTGGACCGTTTGGCTGACTAA
- the rlmB gene encoding 23S rRNA (guanosine(2251)-2'-O)-methyltransferase RlmB — translation MNIIGGRKPVFEALTAGTPIERIYILRGTRGEPVDEIRQMARQKNILCTEADKHLIEKLSRNANSQGIVAIAGTKEYTDVDEILSIAAAKSEKAFILLFDEIEDPHNLGALIRTAVCLGVHGGIIPKHNAAPVNETVAKTSAGASAHFPVAKVTNIAATIDELKTKGVWIVGTDAAAQKSFADIDYSMPVALVIGNEGKGIRRLVREKCDFLVNVPMAGTFDSLNASVAGALAMYEVFRKRRGI, via the coding sequence ATGAACATCATCGGTGGCAGGAAACCGGTCTTCGAAGCACTCACCGCGGGCACGCCGATCGAGAGAATTTACATTCTCCGCGGAACCCGGGGAGAGCCGGTCGACGAGATCCGTCAGATGGCCCGGCAAAAAAATATTCTCTGCACAGAAGCCGATAAGCATCTCATCGAAAAGCTTTCGCGGAACGCCAATTCGCAGGGGATCGTCGCGATCGCCGGAACCAAGGAGTACACCGACGTTGATGAAATCCTCTCCATCGCTGCCGCGAAGAGCGAAAAAGCTTTTATCCTCCTTTTTGACGAAATCGAAGACCCCCACAACCTCGGCGCTCTTATCCGGACAGCGGTATGTCTCGGCGTGCATGGAGGGATCATCCCGAAGCACAATGCTGCGCCGGTGAATGAAACCGTCGCCAAAACATCGGCGGGAGCAAGCGCCCATTTCCCGGTAGCGAAAGTGACGAACATTGCCGCGACGATCGATGAGCTTAAAACAAAAGGAGTCTGGATCGTCGGCACCGACGCGGCGGCGCAAAAGAGTTTTGCCGATATCGACTATTCAATGCCGGTTGCGCTCGTCATCGGAAACGAGGGGAAAGGAATCAGGCGGCTGGTAAGAGAAAAATGCGATTTTCTCGTGAACGTTCCGATGGCCGGGACGTTCGATTCCCTCAACGCTTCGGTCGCGGGAGCGCTGGCGATGTACGAGGTCTTCCGAAAACGGAGGGGCATATAA
- a CDS encoding AMP-binding protein: MRRLNHRTIQAVLERSVECYPQRPALSYADGKPLTYAEFKNHVDWLSAFLQDQGIAEKDRVGIIGENSPNWGITFFAVTTTGAVAVPILPDFHTSEIHHILRHSECKAVFISERYFQKIEDLNLDDFSVVVLMDDFSVIGAETSKARLKKLLAEGSKELKKIKTMVLRIAGILPAHIHEDALASIVYTSGTTGHSKGVMLSHKNLVSDALATTDIVTVTEEDRLLSILPLAHVYECTLGLILPLMMGASVFYLRKPPTATVMVPALAGVRPTIILSVPLIIEKMYKSRIAPEIAKKKMVRFFYKFPLVRKRVNRMAGKKLLSVFGGALKLFCIGGAALAPEVEEFLREAGFPYAVGYGLTETASLIAGTNARLTKFRSTGRAIPGVEIKIDNADARTGAGEILVRGDNIMQGYYRDQERTDEAFTNGWLKTGDLGLIDSEGYLFIKGRLKNVIVGPSGENIYLEAIESIVNRSDVVLESLVFEDQGALAARIHLDYEKLDLEFAEKHLSETEIHEHIQTLLEGVRKQVNDQVSSFSRLARVIEQTEPFEKTPTQKIKRYLYVN, translated from the coding sequence ATGCGGCGGCTTAATCATCGAACAATACAAGCGGTCCTCGAACGGAGCGTCGAATGCTATCCGCAGAGGCCCGCGCTCTCGTACGCCGACGGAAAACCGCTGACGTACGCAGAGTTCAAGAATCACGTCGACTGGCTTTCAGCGTTTTTACAGGATCAAGGGATTGCGGAAAAGGACAGGGTCGGCATCATCGGCGAAAACAGCCCGAACTGGGGAATCACATTTTTTGCCGTAACGACGACGGGGGCCGTTGCCGTTCCAATTCTTCCGGATTTTCACACCTCCGAAATCCATCACATCCTCCGGCATTCCGAATGCAAGGCGGTATTCATCTCCGAGCGTTATTTCCAAAAGATCGAAGACCTGAACCTTGACGATTTCTCTGTGGTGGTGCTGATGGATGACTTCTCGGTCATCGGCGCTGAAACTTCGAAAGCCCGGCTGAAAAAACTCCTCGCGGAAGGAAGCAAAGAGCTCAAGAAGATCAAGACCATGGTTCTGCGAATCGCCGGGATCCTTCCGGCGCATATTCACGAGGATGCGCTCGCTTCGATCGTGTATACATCGGGAACGACGGGGCACTCCAAAGGAGTCATGCTGTCGCACAAGAATCTCGTTTCCGACGCTCTCGCCACGACGGACATCGTTACCGTGACCGAAGAAGATCGGCTCCTCTCAATCCTTCCTCTCGCCCACGTCTACGAATGCACGCTTGGGTTGATCCTGCCGTTAATGATGGGAGCTTCCGTGTTTTACCTGCGCAAACCGCCGACGGCGACGGTGATGGTTCCTGCACTTGCAGGCGTGAGACCAACGATCATCCTCTCGGTTCCGCTCATCATCGAAAAAATGTATAAATCGCGGATCGCACCGGAGATAGCAAAGAAAAAAATGGTCAGATTCTTCTACAAATTTCCTCTCGTGCGAAAGCGCGTCAACAGAATGGCGGGGAAAAAACTGCTCTCGGTGTTCGGAGGCGCCTTAAAATTATTCTGCATCGGCGGTGCGGCGCTGGCGCCCGAGGTGGAGGAATTTTTGCGCGAGGCCGGCTTTCCGTACGCCGTCGGTTACGGACTGACGGAAACGGCATCCCTGATCGCCGGAACCAACGCCCGCCTGACAAAATTCCGCTCGACCGGTCGTGCGATTCCTGGAGTAGAAATCAAGATCGACAACGCCGATGCGCGGACCGGCGCCGGCGAGATCCTTGTCCGCGGCGACAACATCATGCAGGGATACTATCGCGACCAGGAACGGACGGACGAAGCGTTCACGAACGGGTGGCTTAAGACCGGCGACCTCGGCTTGATCGACTCCGAAGGATACCTCTTCATCAAGGGGCGCCTTAAAAACGTGATCGTGGGACCAAGCGGGGAGAATATTTATCTCGAGGCGATCGAATCGATCGTCAACCGGTCCGATGTCGTGCTTGAATCGCTTGTCTTTGAAGACCAGGGAGCCCTGGCGGCTCGAATCCACCTCGATTACGAAAAATTGGACCTTGAATTCGCGGAGAAGCATCTGAGCGAAACAGAGATCCATGAGCACATTCAGACGCTTCTTGAGGGCGTTCGAAAGCAGGTGAACGATCAGGTGTCGTCCTTTTCCAGATTAGCAAGGGTGATTGAGCAAACGGAGCCCTTCGAAAAAACACCGACGCAGAAGATAAAACGCTATCTTTACGTGAATTAG